One genomic window of Candidatus Polarisedimenticolia bacterium includes the following:
- a CDS encoding DUF1684 domain-containing protein, whose translation MSGMLKRVAGSACLVVLTTLTVGADTTGNAYRQEIEKWRQDRETRLKSDTGWLTVAGLYWLKEGANRFGSDPAGDIVLPAAAPPVVGDFVVKGDSIMVKVQSGATVTSAGEAITELEMKPDNLGEPTELALGDMTMFVIQRGGKYAIRLRDKNSPARKEFTALKWYPIKPEYRVTAKYTEYVPAKQIPVPNILGMTENLPSPGYVTFVLNGKKYKLDPVLETPDAKEFFFIFKDKTSGETTYTPGRFLYAAFPVEGKVLLDFNKAYNPPCAFTRYATCPLPPSQNRLEARIEAGELKYGNH comes from the coding sequence ATGAGCGGGATGCTGAAGCGTGTCGCAGGTTCGGCATGTCTGGTGGTCTTAACGACGCTTACCGTGGGCGCCGACACGACCGGCAATGCCTACCGGCAGGAAATCGAGAAGTGGAGACAGGATCGCGAGACCCGGCTCAAGAGCGACACGGGATGGCTCACGGTGGCGGGTCTGTACTGGCTCAAGGAAGGGGCCAACCGGTTCGGAAGCGATCCCGCCGGTGACATCGTTCTGCCCGCCGCGGCGCCCCCCGTGGTCGGGGATTTCGTGGTGAAGGGCGATTCGATCATGGTGAAGGTGCAGAGCGGCGCCACCGTCACCTCGGCGGGCGAGGCGATCACCGAGCTCGAGATGAAACCCGACAACCTCGGCGAGCCGACCGAGCTGGCGCTGGGCGACATGACGATGTTCGTGATCCAGCGAGGTGGCAAGTACGCCATCCGCCTGCGGGACAAGAACAGTCCGGCGCGCAAGGAATTCACGGCGCTGAAGTGGTATCCGATCAAGCCGGAATACCGCGTCACCGCCAAGTACACCGAGTACGTGCCGGCCAAGCAGATTCCCGTCCCCAACATCCTGGGGATGACCGAGAATCTTCCCAGCCCCGGCTACGTCACCTTCGTCCTGAACGGGAAGAAGTACAAGCTGGACCCGGTCCTGGAGACGCCCGACGCGAAGGAGTTCTTCTTCATCTTCAAGGACAAGACCAGCGGCGAGACGACCTATACTCCGGGACGGTTTCTCTACGCGGCCTTCCCCGTGGAGGGAAAGGTCTTGCTCGATTTCAACAAGGCCTACAACCCGCCCTGCGCCTTCACCCGCTACGCCACCTGCCCGCTGCCGCCGTCACAGAATCGCCTGGAGGCGCGCATCGAAGCCGGCGAGCTGAAGTACGGCAATCACTGA
- a CDS encoding TerB family tellurite resistance protein, with protein MKLSVFDWLGVKAAREDSSSDSETLRRISRSLETMDAARARYLACFAFILSRVANADLSISEEETAEMQRQVAAWGNLPEEQAVLVVEIAKGQNRLFGGTENFSITKLFKEIADAAQREALLHCLFAVSSADDSISVTEENEIWKIATELGITHSEFVAIRSEYRDKREVLRNLQ; from the coding sequence ATGAAGCTTTCGGTATTCGACTGGCTGGGCGTCAAGGCGGCGCGTGAGGACTCCAGCTCCGACTCCGAGACCCTGCGGCGAATCAGCCGCTCCCTGGAGACGATGGATGCCGCACGCGCCCGTTATCTCGCCTGCTTCGCCTTCATCCTCAGCCGCGTGGCCAACGCCGATTTGAGCATCAGCGAGGAGGAGACCGCGGAAATGCAGCGCCAAGTTGCCGCCTGGGGCAATCTTCCCGAGGAGCAGGCGGTCCTGGTCGTCGAGATCGCCAAGGGTCAGAACCGCCTGTTCGGCGGCACCGAGAACTTCTCGATCACCAAGCTGTTCAAGGAAATCGCCGACGCGGCGCAGCGCGAGGCGCTGCTCCACTGCCTGTTCGCCGTCTCCTCGGCCGACGACTCGATTTCGGTCACCGAGGAGAACGAGATCTGGAAGATCGCGACCGAGCTGGGGATCACGCACTCGGAGTTCGTCGCCATCCGCTCCGAATACCGCGACAAGCGCGAGGTGCTGCGCAACCTTCAGTGA
- a CDS encoding PspC domain-containing protein — MAGVLRKSRDKVFAGVCGGIAEWLGWDKTVVRVGYVLVSVLSIAFPGILVYLILWIIMPPPE, encoded by the coding sequence GTGGCGGGAGTTCTGAGGAAATCGCGGGACAAGGTGTTTGCCGGGGTCTGCGGCGGCATCGCGGAATGGCTGGGCTGGGACAAGACCGTGGTGCGGGTGGGCTATGTCCTGGTCTCGGTTCTCAGCATCGCCTTCCCCGGCATCCTGGTCTATCTGATCCTGTGGATCATCATGCCGCCGCCCGAATGA
- a CDS encoding cob(I)yrinic acid a,c-diamide adenosyltransferase: MKIYTKTGDAGETGLFGGKRVSKADLRVEAYGEVDELNAQLGWVATLIQEESLLKEIGAIQSELFALGADLATVPDSPASGAQRVSIDPASARRLEALIDGWEKGLKPLRNFILPGGCPAAAALQICRSVCRRAERRVVRLAASEEVNPEAVVYLNRLSDFLFVMARWVNHLAGVDEPIWRP; this comes from the coding sequence ATGAAGATCTACACGAAGACGGGGGACGCGGGCGAAACCGGATTGTTCGGCGGCAAGCGCGTATCGAAGGCCGACCTGCGGGTGGAGGCCTACGGCGAGGTGGACGAGCTCAACGCCCAGCTGGGATGGGTCGCGACGCTGATCCAGGAGGAATCGCTGCTGAAGGAGATCGGCGCCATCCAGTCGGAGCTCTTCGCTCTGGGAGCCGATCTGGCGACGGTACCGGACTCTCCGGCGTCCGGCGCTCAGCGCGTCAGCATCGATCCAGCGAGCGCCCGGCGCCTCGAGGCTCTCATCGACGGCTGGGAAAAGGGCCTCAAGCCGCTGCGCAACTTCATCCTGCCGGGAGGCTGTCCGGCGGCGGCCGCGCTCCAGATATGCCGCTCCGTCTGCCGCCGTGCCGAGCGCCGCGTCGTGCGCCTGGCCGCCTCCGAGGAGGTCAATCCGGAGGCCGTCGTCTACTTGAACCGCCTCTCCGATTTCCTCTTCGTCATGGCGCGCTGGGTCAACCACCTCGCGGGAGTCGACGAGCCGATCTGGCGGCCGTGA